Proteins co-encoded in one Mycobacterium mantenii genomic window:
- a CDS encoding virulence factor Mce family protein: MMQRIRGSRGLRYATIIALVAVLVGGVYVLSSQANNRKIVGYFTSAVGLYPGDQVRILGVPVGTIDTIDPRPSDVKITMSVSKDVKIPKDAKAIIMSPNLVAARFIQLTPAYTGGPEMADGASIGPGRTAVPVEWDEVKESLTQLAVQLGPTAGSMQGPLGAAINQAADTFDGKGVSFHNALRELSQAAGRLGDSRGDIFGTVKNLQVLVNALSSSNEQIVQFAGNVASVSQVLADSSRHLDTTLGTLNKALSDIRGFLHENNSTIVDTVNNLNDFAKTLSDQSDNIEQVLHVAGPGIANFYNIYDPAQGTLNGLLSIPEFANPVQFICGGSFETAGGPRAPDYFKRAELCRERLGPVLRRLTVNYPPLMFHPLNTITAYKGQIIYDTPETQAKSATPVPQLTWIPAKGAQTPPAAQNPADLQALLVPTAPQAGPAPRPAPAGAAPAPGPAPGSAFGPPPGPPPGQAPGGLTADLGGGG, from the coding sequence ATGATGCAGCGGATCCGCGGTAGCAGGGGGCTGCGCTACGCCACCATCATCGCGCTGGTCGCGGTGTTGGTGGGTGGCGTGTACGTGCTTTCGTCGCAAGCGAATAACCGCAAGATCGTCGGCTACTTCACCTCTGCGGTCGGCCTGTATCCCGGTGACCAGGTGCGCATCCTCGGCGTCCCGGTCGGCACCATCGACACGATCGACCCGCGGCCGTCCGACGTCAAGATCACCATGTCGGTGTCCAAGGACGTGAAGATCCCAAAGGACGCCAAGGCCATCATCATGTCGCCAAACCTGGTGGCGGCCAGGTTCATTCAGTTGACACCGGCGTACACCGGCGGGCCGGAGATGGCCGACGGCGCCAGCATCGGCCCGGGCCGCACCGCCGTTCCGGTGGAATGGGACGAGGTCAAGGAGTCGCTGACCCAGCTGGCCGTCCAACTCGGCCCGACGGCCGGATCGATGCAGGGACCGTTGGGCGCGGCGATCAACCAGGCCGCGGACACCTTCGACGGCAAGGGTGTGTCCTTCCACAACGCGTTGCGCGAGCTCTCGCAAGCCGCTGGGCGACTGGGGGATTCGCGTGGTGACATCTTCGGCACGGTGAAAAACCTGCAGGTATTGGTCAACGCGCTGTCGTCCAGCAACGAGCAGATCGTCCAGTTCGCCGGGAACGTCGCCTCGGTGTCGCAGGTGCTCGCCGACAGCTCGCGCCACCTGGACACCACGCTGGGGACCCTCAACAAAGCGCTGTCGGACATCCGTGGGTTCCTGCACGAAAACAACTCGACGATCGTCGACACGGTCAACAACCTCAACGATTTCGCGAAGACGTTGAGCGACCAGAGCGACAACATCGAGCAGGTGCTGCACGTGGCGGGGCCGGGTATCGCCAACTTCTACAACATCTACGACCCGGCGCAGGGCACGCTCAACGGCCTCCTGTCGATACCGGAATTCGCCAACCCCGTGCAGTTCATCTGCGGTGGGTCCTTCGAAACTGCCGGCGGACCCCGGGCGCCGGATTACTTCAAGCGCGCCGAACTCTGCCGTGAGCGGCTGGGCCCGGTGCTGCGCCGGCTCACCGTGAACTACCCGCCGCTGATGTTCCACCCGCTCAACACGATTACGGCGTACAAGGGCCAGATCATCTACGACACCCCGGAAACCCAGGCCAAGTCGGCCACTCCGGTGCCGCAGCTGACCTGGATCCCGGCCAAGGGCGCCCAGACGCCGCCCGCCGCTCAGAACCCGGCGGATCTGCAGGCCCTGCTGGTCCCGACGGCACCGCAGGCCGGTCCCGCACCGCGCCCGGCGCCGGCCGGTGCGGCCCCCGCCCCGGGTCCCGCTCCCGGAAGCGCGTTCGGTCCGCCGCCGGGTCCGCCTCCCGGCCAGGCGCCCGGCGGGCTGACGGCCGACCTGGGCGGTGGCGGATGA
- a CDS encoding MCE family protein, with amino-acid sequence MNRLWLRAGGLAMGGMLLAGCQFNGLNSVAMPGTAGHGSGAYSITVELPDVATLPQNSPVMVDDVTVGSVAGITAEQRADGSFYAAVKLALDKNVVLPANSTATVAQTSLLGSMHVDLARPKDKPAVGKLKDGSKIAEANTGRYPTTEEVLSALGVVVNKGNVGALEEITDETYRAVAGRQDQFVDLIPRLAELTSGLNRQVNDIIDAVDGLNRFSATLAHDKDNLGRALDTLPEAIRVLNKNRGHIVEAFAALHKLANVTSHILAKTKVDFAADMKDLYSVVKVLNDNRRNFVTSLQLLLTFPFPNFGIKQAVRGDYLNVFTTFDLTLRRLGETFFTTAYFDPNMAHMNEILNPPDFLTGEMANLSGQAADPFKIPPGTASGQ; translated from the coding sequence ATGAACCGATTGTGGTTGCGCGCAGGCGGATTGGCGATGGGCGGCATGCTGCTGGCCGGCTGCCAATTCAACGGGCTGAATTCGGTGGCGATGCCCGGCACCGCGGGCCACGGCAGCGGCGCCTACTCGATCACCGTCGAGCTGCCCGACGTGGCAACCCTGCCGCAGAACTCCCCGGTCATGGTGGATGACGTCACCGTCGGCAGCGTCGCCGGCATTACGGCCGAGCAGCGGGCCGACGGATCGTTCTATGCGGCAGTGAAATTGGCGTTGGACAAGAACGTCGTGCTGCCCGCCAACTCGACCGCGACGGTCGCCCAGACGTCGCTGCTCGGCTCGATGCACGTCGACTTGGCCCGCCCGAAGGACAAGCCGGCCGTCGGCAAGCTGAAGGACGGGTCGAAGATCGCGGAGGCCAACACCGGTCGCTATCCCACCACCGAGGAAGTGCTTTCGGCGCTCGGCGTGGTGGTGAACAAGGGCAATGTCGGTGCCCTGGAAGAGATCACCGACGAGACCTACCGGGCCGTCGCCGGCCGGCAGGACCAGTTCGTCGACCTGATCCCCAGGCTCGCCGAACTCACGTCGGGACTCAACCGTCAGGTCAACGACATCATCGATGCCGTCGACGGGTTGAACCGGTTCTCGGCGACCCTGGCGCACGATAAGGACAACCTGGGCCGGGCGCTGGACACGCTGCCCGAGGCGATTCGCGTGCTCAACAAGAACCGCGGCCACATCGTCGAGGCCTTCGCCGCGCTGCACAAGCTGGCGAATGTCACCTCGCACATTCTGGCCAAGACCAAGGTGGACTTCGCCGCCGACATGAAGGACCTGTATTCGGTTGTTAAGGTGCTGAACGACAACCGGCGGAACTTCGTCACATCGCTGCAGCTGTTGCTGACGTTCCCGTTCCCCAACTTCGGTATCAAGCAGGCGGTGCGCGGCGACTACCTCAACGTGTTCACCACCTTCGACCTCACCCTGCGCCGCCTCGGTGAAACATTCTTCACCACGGCCTATTTCGACCCGAACATGGCCCACATGAACGAGATCCTCAACCCGCCGGACTTCTTGACCGGCGAAATGGCCAACCTGTCCGGACAGGCCGCGGATCCGTTCAAGATTCCGCCCGGCACGGCTTCGGGACAGTAG
- a CDS encoding mammalian cell entry protein, translating to MRWRRWLLIVAGYLLAVAFVGLSAVAGWMYWDRVQTRGEQAARAVLPGLAAKEIPEVFAYDYQTVERSLSAAYPLLTPDYRAEFQKSANNQIIPEAKKREVVVQANVVGVGVMSAKRESASVMVFMNRTVTDKSRQPLYDGSRLRVDFKKIGKQWLIAYITPI from the coding sequence ATGCGATGGCGGCGTTGGCTGCTGATCGTCGCGGGTTACCTCCTGGCCGTGGCGTTCGTTGGGCTGTCCGCGGTGGCCGGCTGGATGTACTGGGACAGAGTGCAGACCCGCGGCGAGCAGGCGGCGCGTGCGGTGCTGCCGGGGTTGGCGGCCAAGGAGATTCCCGAGGTTTTCGCGTACGACTACCAAACCGTTGAGCGGAGCCTGTCGGCGGCGTATCCGCTGTTGACCCCCGACTATCGCGCGGAGTTCCAGAAGAGCGCCAACAACCAGATCATCCCCGAGGCTAAGAAGCGCGAAGTCGTGGTGCAGGCCAATGTCGTTGGCGTAGGGGTGATGTCGGCCAAGCGGGAGTCGGCGTCGGTGATGGTCTTCATGAACCGGACCGTGACCGACAAGTCGCGCCAGCCGCTGTATGACGGCAGCCGGTTGCGGGTGGACTTCAAAAAGATCGGCAAGCAGTGGCTGATCGCCTACATCACGCCGATCTAG
- a CDS encoding alpha,alpha-trehalose-phosphate synthase (UDP-forming) — MSPGGGRSSKAAKYGNSDFVVVANRLPVDQEQLPDGTTAWKRSPGGLVTALEPLLRRRRGAWVGWPGIVAEDTDGEDEPILQDDLEIRPVRLSPDDVAEYYEGFSNATLWPLYHDVIVKPIYHREWWDRYVDVNRRFAEATSRAAAEGATVWVQDYQLQLVPKMLRELRPDLTIGFFLHIPFPPVELFMQLPWRTEIVEGLLGADLVGFHLAGGAQNFLFLARRLTGANTSRGAVGVRTRYGEVELDSRVVRVGAFPISIDSSSLDRAARHRDIKRRAREIRAELGNPRKVLLGVDRLDYTKGIDVRLKAFSELLAEGRAKRDDTVLVQLATPSRERVDSYQQLRNDIERQVGHINGEYGEVGHPVVHYLHRPVPRNELIAFFVAADVMLVTPLRDGMNLVAKEYVACRSDLGGALVLSEFTGAAAELRQAYLVNPHDLEGVKDTIEAALNQSADEGRRRMRSLRRQVLAHDVDRWARSFLDALAEARPGDAD, encoded by the coding sequence ATGTCTCCCGGGGGAGGGCGCAGCTCGAAGGCCGCCAAGTACGGGAATTCCGACTTCGTCGTAGTCGCCAACCGGCTGCCGGTGGACCAGGAGCAGCTTCCCGACGGCACCACGGCGTGGAAGCGCAGCCCCGGGGGACTGGTCACGGCCCTCGAGCCGCTGCTGCGCCGCCGCCGCGGCGCGTGGGTGGGCTGGCCCGGGATCGTCGCCGAGGACACCGACGGCGAGGACGAGCCCATCCTCCAGGATGATTTGGAGATTCGGCCGGTCAGGCTGAGCCCCGACGACGTCGCCGAATATTACGAGGGCTTTTCCAACGCCACGCTGTGGCCGCTGTATCACGACGTCATCGTCAAACCGATCTACCACCGCGAGTGGTGGGACCGCTACGTCGACGTCAACCGCCGCTTCGCCGAAGCCACCTCCCGTGCCGCCGCAGAAGGCGCGACGGTCTGGGTGCAGGACTACCAGCTGCAGCTGGTCCCCAAAATGCTGCGCGAACTGCGACCCGACCTCACCATCGGCTTCTTCCTGCACATCCCGTTCCCGCCCGTCGAGCTGTTCATGCAGTTGCCGTGGCGGACCGAGATCGTCGAGGGCCTGCTCGGTGCCGATCTCGTCGGGTTCCATCTGGCCGGCGGTGCGCAGAACTTCCTGTTCCTGGCCCGGCGGCTGACCGGCGCCAACACCTCGCGCGGCGCGGTGGGCGTGCGGACGCGCTACGGCGAGGTGGAGCTCGACTCCCGCGTCGTCCGGGTGGGTGCCTTTCCCATCTCCATCGACTCCAGCTCCCTCGACCGGGCGGCCCGCCACCGCGACATCAAGCGCCGCGCCCGCGAGATCCGCGCCGAGCTGGGCAACCCCCGCAAGGTGCTGCTCGGCGTCGACCGGCTCGACTACACCAAGGGCATCGACGTTCGGCTGAAAGCCTTTTCGGAGCTGTTGGCCGAGGGTCGCGCCAAGCGCGACGACACGGTGCTGGTCCAGCTCGCGACACCGAGCCGCGAACGGGTGGACAGTTATCAGCAGCTGCGCAACGACATCGAACGCCAGGTCGGCCACATCAACGGTGAATACGGCGAAGTCGGACATCCGGTGGTGCACTACCTGCACCGGCCGGTCCCCCGCAACGAGCTCATCGCGTTCTTCGTGGCCGCCGACGTCATGCTGGTCACCCCGCTGCGGGACGGGATGAACCTGGTCGCCAAGGAGTACGTCGCGTGCCGCAGCGATCTCGGCGGCGCGCTCGTCCTGTCCGAATTCACCGGCGCCGCCGCCGAACTCCGGCAGGCATATCTGGTCAACCCGCACGACCTCGAAGGCGTCAAGGACACGATCGAGGCCGCGCTGAACCAATCCGCCGACGAGGGGCGCCGCCGGATGCGGTCCCTGCGCCGCCAGGTACTCGCTCATGACGTCGACCGCTGGGCGAGGTCGTTCCTCGATGCGCTCGCCGAAGCCCGACCCGGTGACGCCGATTAG
- a CDS encoding mammalian cell entry protein, whose translation MDPAVADEPTITPRVRRRASRAAGPAKGEPPRDVTVQTEVPAASKRPAKPVKTLKSIKPPPRRQPHRVRVAWISFVAALLAVGALAGCVAVLLVSQHHATAARARDQRFVDTATQTVVNMFSYKQDNIDESVNRFVNGTSGPLRGMLGANNNVENLKGLFRSTNATSEAVINGAALEGIDAVTDNASVLVSVRVTVADIDGVNKPSMPYRLRVIVHEDDAGKMTGYDLKYPDGGN comes from the coding sequence ATGGACCCTGCCGTGGCAGACGAACCGACAATCACGCCGCGCGTTCGTCGGCGAGCCTCGCGCGCGGCGGGTCCGGCCAAGGGTGAGCCGCCCCGGGACGTCACGGTCCAGACCGAGGTTCCGGCCGCGTCGAAGCGGCCGGCCAAACCCGTCAAGACCCTCAAGTCCATCAAGCCGCCGCCCCGACGGCAGCCGCACCGCGTGCGGGTCGCGTGGATTTCCTTCGTGGCGGCACTGTTGGCGGTCGGGGCGCTGGCCGGTTGTGTGGCGGTGCTGCTCGTTTCGCAGCACCACGCCACCGCGGCGCGGGCGCGCGATCAGCGTTTCGTCGACACCGCGACGCAGACGGTGGTCAACATGTTCAGCTACAAGCAGGACAACATCGACGAAAGCGTGAACCGGTTCGTCAACGGCACCAGCGGCCCGCTGCGCGGCATGCTCGGCGCGAACAACAACGTCGAGAACCTAAAGGGCCTGTTCCGCTCCACCAATGCGACGTCGGAAGCCGTCATCAACGGCGCAGCGCTGGAAGGCATTGACGCCGTTACCGATAACGCGTCGGTGCTGGTGTCGGTGCGCGTCACGGTGGCCGACATCGACGGGGTCAACAAGCCGTCCATGCCCTATCGCCTGCGTGTCATCGTGCACGAGGACGACGCGGGGAAGATGACCGGCTACGACCTGAAATATCCCGACGGAGGCAATTGA
- a CDS encoding virulence factor Mce family protein produces MSSNARRERDPLRTGIFGAVLVVCVVLIAFGYAGLPFWPQGKIYDAYFTDAGGINPGNAVYVSGFKVGKVTSVGLAGDSAKISFSVDRHVGVGDQSLAAIRTDTILGERSISVTPAGGGKATTIPLSRTTTPYTLAGALEDLGQNANNLDKPQFEKALNVLTDTLHDANPQLRGALDGVTSLSRTLDRRDEALQSLLAHAKSVTGVLSQRADQVNKLVDDGNELFAALDERRGALAQLISGIQDLSTQISGFVADNRKEFGPALNKLNDVLSNLNERRDYITEALKRLPTYATELGEVVGSGPGFNVNVYGVIPAPLLATMFDFFYQPGKMPASLADYLRGLIQERWIIRPKSP; encoded by the coding sequence TTGTCAAGTAACGCAAGGCGTGAGCGTGATCCACTGCGCACCGGAATCTTCGGCGCGGTGCTGGTGGTGTGTGTCGTGCTTATCGCGTTCGGCTACGCCGGATTGCCGTTCTGGCCGCAGGGCAAGATCTACGACGCCTACTTCACCGACGCCGGGGGCATCAATCCCGGTAACGCAGTTTACGTTTCGGGTTTCAAGGTCGGCAAGGTGACCTCGGTGGGTCTGGCCGGCGACAGCGCCAAGATCAGCTTCAGCGTCGACCGCCACGTCGGCGTCGGGGACCAGTCGCTGGCCGCGATCCGCACCGACACTATCCTCGGTGAGCGCTCCATCTCAGTGACCCCTGCCGGTGGCGGGAAGGCAACCACCATCCCGCTCAGCCGCACGACGACGCCGTACACGCTCGCCGGCGCGCTCGAGGATTTGGGTCAGAACGCCAACAACCTGGACAAGCCGCAGTTCGAGAAGGCGCTGAACGTGCTGACCGACACCCTGCACGATGCCAACCCGCAGCTGCGCGGTGCGCTGGACGGCGTGACATCGCTGTCGCGCACCCTGGACCGCCGCGACGAGGCTTTGCAAAGCCTGCTGGCGCATGCGAAGTCGGTCACCGGTGTGCTGTCGCAGCGGGCCGATCAGGTCAACAAACTGGTCGATGACGGTAACGAGTTGTTCGCGGCCCTCGACGAACGGCGCGGCGCCCTGGCCCAGCTGATCTCGGGGATCCAGGACCTCTCGACGCAGATTTCCGGCTTTGTCGCCGACAACCGCAAGGAATTCGGTCCGGCCCTGAACAAGCTCAACGACGTGCTGTCCAACCTCAACGAGCGTCGCGACTACATCACCGAGGCCCTCAAGCGCCTGCCCACCTATGCCACCGAGCTCGGTGAGGTGGTCGGTTCCGGTCCGGGCTTCAACGTCAACGTCTACGGTGTGATCCCGGCGCCGCTGCTGGCCACCATGTTCGACTTCTTCTACCAGCCCGGCAAGATGCCTGCCAGCCTCGCCGACTACCTGCGCGGTTTGATTCAGGAACGCTGGATCATCAGGCCGAAGTCACCATGA
- a CDS encoding virulence factor Mce family protein translates to MPDSSGMPSHREMMIKVSIFAVVMLLVSAGLVVVFGDFRFGPESTYHATFTNVSRLKSGQKVRIAGVPVGAVSGIKLNPDNTIDVKFGVDKRYTLYSSTRAVIRYENLVGDRYLEITSGPGELRKLPAGATINSQHTQPALDLDALLGGLRPVLKGLDADKVNTISSAVIQLLQGQGGALSNVLADTSAFSSALGQRDQLIGDVINNLNTVLTTVDQRSAQFSASVDQLQQLITGLAEHKDDIAGAIPPLASTTTDLTQLLKNSRRPLQGILENTRPLATELDNRKAEVNNDVEQLGEDYLRLAALGAYGSFFNIYFCSVTIKINGPAGSDILLPLGGPVDPSKGRCAFVK, encoded by the coding sequence ATGCCGGACAGTTCGGGAATGCCGTCGCACCGGGAGATGATGATCAAGGTCAGCATCTTCGCGGTGGTCATGCTGCTGGTGTCGGCGGGCCTGGTGGTGGTCTTCGGTGACTTCCGGTTCGGCCCCGAAAGCACCTACCACGCAACGTTCACCAACGTGTCCCGGCTGAAGTCGGGCCAGAAGGTGCGCATCGCCGGGGTGCCGGTCGGCGCGGTGTCGGGCATCAAGCTCAACCCTGACAACACCATTGACGTGAAGTTCGGGGTGGACAAGCGCTACACGCTCTATTCGTCCACGCGCGCGGTGATCCGCTATGAAAACCTGGTCGGTGACCGATACCTGGAGATCACCTCGGGCCCCGGTGAGCTGCGCAAGCTGCCGGCCGGCGCGACGATCAACAGCCAACACACCCAGCCCGCACTGGATCTCGACGCCCTGCTGGGCGGACTGCGACCGGTCCTCAAGGGCCTAGATGCCGACAAGGTCAACACGATCAGCAGCGCGGTCATCCAGCTGCTGCAGGGCCAGGGCGGAGCGTTGTCGAACGTGCTGGCCGACACCAGCGCGTTCTCCTCGGCGCTGGGTCAGCGTGACCAGCTCATCGGCGACGTGATCAACAACCTCAACACGGTGCTGACCACCGTGGATCAACGCAGCGCGCAATTTTCGGCCAGCGTCGACCAGTTGCAGCAACTGATCACCGGGCTTGCAGAACATAAGGACGACATCGCGGGTGCCATCCCACCGCTGGCGTCGACGACGACGGATTTGACTCAGCTGCTGAAGAATTCACGCCGGCCGCTGCAGGGCATCCTGGAGAACACCCGCCCGCTGGCCACCGAGCTGGACAACCGCAAGGCCGAGGTGAACAACGACGTCGAGCAGCTGGGCGAGGACTATCTGCGGCTGGCCGCCCTCGGCGCCTACGGCTCGTTCTTCAACATCTACTTCTGCTCCGTCACGATCAAGATCAACGGCCCGGCCGGTAGCGACATCCTGCTGCCGCTCGGTGGCCCGGTGGATCCCAGCAAGGGGAGGTGTGCTTTTGTCAAGTAA
- a CDS encoding virulence factor Mce family protein: protein MHDRLTKIQLWIFAVITAITLTVMAIFYLRLPATFGIGTYGVSADFVAGGGLYKNANVTYRGVAVGRVESVGLSPNGVIAGMRLNSGTAIPSNVTATVKSVSAVGEQYIDLVPPSSPASTKLSNGSLIERKNTRIGQDVADLLKRSETLVNSLGDTRLRELLHETFLAANGSGPELARLFESARLLVDEANANYPQVSQLIDQAGPFLQAQIRAGGDIKSLSDGLARFTSEVRQADPQLRDTLATAPGATDEASTAFSGIRPSFPALAASLANLGRVGVIYHKSIEQLLVVLPALFAAITTAAGGMPQDEGAKLDFKLDLNDPPPCAVGFLPPPLMRTPADETVRELPKDMYCKTAQNDPSTVRGARNYPCQEFPGKRAPTIQLCRDPKGYVPIGRNPWRGPPVPYDTPVTNGLNVLPPNHFPYIPPGAEPDPGTPVVGPPPPGVVPGPGPLPNKQPAFDPPPPNDNGPPPPFTSWQPPGVPPVPPQLPYPKWLPPPAPPEGINPPPAGPGPEKPWGPPPGGQPQASGPAYATYDQKTGAFVDPAGGTGIFAAGATGTSGAENWVDLMLDPRPM from the coding sequence ATGCATGACAGACTGACCAAGATCCAGCTGTGGATCTTCGCCGTGATCACGGCCATCACCCTGACCGTGATGGCGATCTTCTACCTGCGGCTGCCCGCGACGTTCGGTATCGGAACCTACGGCGTGAGTGCCGATTTCGTTGCCGGCGGCGGGCTATACAAGAACGCCAACGTCACTTACCGCGGTGTCGCCGTCGGCCGCGTCGAGTCGGTGGGGCTGAGCCCTAACGGGGTCATCGCCGGCATGCGGCTCAACAGCGGGACCGCCATCCCGTCGAACGTCACCGCCACCGTCAAGAGTGTGTCGGCCGTCGGCGAGCAGTACATCGATTTGGTGCCGCCGAGCTCGCCGGCATCGACCAAGTTGAGCAACGGATCTCTCATCGAGCGGAAGAACACCCGGATCGGCCAGGACGTCGCCGACCTGTTGAAGCGCTCGGAGACGTTGGTCAACAGCCTGGGCGATACCCGGCTGCGTGAGCTGCTGCACGAGACGTTCCTTGCGGCCAACGGTTCCGGGCCCGAGCTGGCCCGGCTGTTCGAGTCCGCCCGACTGCTGGTGGACGAGGCCAACGCGAACTATCCGCAAGTCTCGCAGTTGATCGACCAGGCCGGCCCGTTCCTGCAGGCGCAGATTCGCGCGGGCGGTGACATCAAGTCGCTGTCCGACGGGCTGGCGCGGTTCACCTCCGAGGTGCGGCAGGCCGATCCGCAGCTGCGCGACACCCTGGCCACCGCCCCGGGCGCCACCGACGAGGCCAGCACCGCGTTCTCCGGCATCCGTCCCTCCTTCCCGGCCCTGGCCGCCAGCCTGGCCAACCTCGGCCGGGTCGGCGTGATCTACCACAAGTCGATCGAGCAGCTGCTGGTCGTCTTGCCGGCGCTGTTCGCCGCGATCACCACCGCCGCGGGCGGTATGCCGCAAGACGAAGGCGCCAAGCTGGACTTCAAGCTTGACCTCAACGACCCGCCGCCGTGCGCGGTCGGCTTCCTGCCGCCGCCGTTGATGCGCACCCCGGCCGACGAGACGGTGCGTGAGCTGCCCAAGGACATGTACTGCAAGACCGCGCAAAACGATCCCAGCACCGTGCGCGGCGCCCGCAACTACCCGTGCCAGGAGTTCCCTGGAAAGCGCGCCCCGACGATCCAGTTATGTCGCGACCCGAAGGGCTATGTGCCGATCGGCCGCAACCCGTGGCGCGGCCCGCCGGTGCCGTACGACACCCCGGTGACCAACGGCTTGAACGTGTTGCCGCCCAACCACTTCCCGTATATCCCGCCGGGCGCCGAGCCCGATCCGGGTACACCCGTCGTCGGCCCGCCGCCCCCGGGCGTGGTGCCCGGGCCGGGGCCGCTGCCCAACAAGCAGCCGGCGTTCGATCCGCCGCCGCCGAATGACAACGGGCCGCCACCGCCGTTCACGTCGTGGCAGCCGCCCGGGGTACCGCCGGTGCCGCCCCAGCTTCCCTACCCGAAGTGGCTGCCTCCGCCGGCGCCGCCGGAGGGGATCAACCCTCCGCCGGCCGGCCCGGGACCGGAGAAGCCGTGGGGCCCGCCGCCCGGGGGACAGCCGCAGGCCAGCGGCCCCGCCTACGCCACCTATGACCAGAAGACCGGCGCGTTTGTCGATCCAGCCGGTGGCACTGGTATCTTCGCGGCCGGCGCCACTGGCACATCCGGCGCCGAGAACTGGGTGGACCTCATGCTTGATCCAAGGCCGATGTAA
- a CDS encoding virulence factor Mce family protein — protein sequence MAETDSRRTTVRLAAAVLASLMVAFAVLTYLSYTAAFASIDTVTVSAPRAGLVMEQGAKVKYRGIQIGKVEAIDYSGDQARLTLGINSDDMHFIPSNATVHIAGNTIFGAKAVEFIPPQAPSPTSLRPDAHVAASSVQLEVNTLFQSLMDLLHKIDPVELNGTLSAFAEGLRGHGDDLGGILSGLNTLTRQANPKLPALQEDFRKTAVVANTYADAAPDLTAVIDNLPTINKTVVDQQKNLNDTLLATIGLANNAYETLAPAEQDFIAAINRLRAPLKVAADYSPEFGCLFAGIERGIKEYAPLIGTVKAGLFTSSSFVLGAPSYTYPESLPIVNASGGPNCRGLPDLPTKQTGSSFFRSPFLVTDNANIPYEPFTELQFDAPSTLQFLFHGAFAERDDF from the coding sequence ATGGCAGAGACAGACTCGCGCCGCACAACCGTCCGGCTGGCAGCAGCAGTGCTGGCCAGCCTGATGGTGGCTTTCGCTGTGCTGACCTATCTTTCCTACACAGCGGCCTTCGCATCGATCGACACCGTCACGGTGTCGGCGCCGCGGGCGGGGCTGGTGATGGAGCAGGGCGCCAAGGTCAAATACCGGGGCATCCAGATCGGCAAGGTCGAGGCCATCGACTATTCCGGCGACCAGGCGCGGCTGACGCTGGGCATCAACAGCGACGACATGCATTTCATCCCGTCCAATGCGACGGTGCACATCGCGGGTAACACCATTTTCGGTGCCAAGGCGGTGGAATTCATTCCCCCGCAAGCGCCTTCGCCCACGTCCCTGCGTCCCGACGCTCACGTCGCGGCCTCTTCGGTGCAGCTGGAAGTCAACACCTTGTTCCAGTCGCTGATGGACCTGCTGCACAAGATCGACCCCGTCGAACTCAACGGCACGCTCAGCGCATTCGCGGAGGGCCTGCGCGGTCACGGCGACGACCTGGGCGGCATCCTGTCCGGCTTGAATACGCTGACGCGCCAGGCAAACCCGAAGCTGCCCGCGCTGCAGGAGGACTTCCGCAAAACCGCCGTCGTGGCCAACACCTACGCCGACGCCGCGCCCGACCTGACCGCTGTGATCGACAACCTGCCGACCATCAACAAGACCGTCGTCGACCAGCAGAAGAACCTGAACGACACATTGCTGGCCACGATCGGCCTGGCCAACAACGCCTATGAGACGCTGGCGCCGGCCGAACAAGACTTCATCGCTGCCATCAACCGGCTGCGTGCCCCGCTGAAGGTGGCCGCCGACTATTCGCCCGAATTCGGCTGCCTGTTCGCCGGCATCGAGCGCGGTATCAAGGAATATGCCCCGTTGATCGGTACCGTCAAAGCCGGCCTCTTCACCTCGTCGAGCTTCGTGCTGGGCGCGCCGTCGTACACCTACCCGGAATCCCTGCCGATAGTCAACGCCTCCGGCGGTCCGAACTGCCGTGGGCTGCCCGACCTCCCGACCAAGCAGACCGGTAGCTCTTTCTTCCGCTCGCCGTTCCTGGTCACCGACAATGCCAACATTCCGTACGAGCCGTTCACCGAATTGCAGTTCGACGCGCCGTCGACGCTGCAGTTCTTGTTCCACGGCGCTTTCGCGGAACGGGACGACTTCTGA